The Synechococcus sp. MU1643 genome window below encodes:
- the smc gene encoding chromosome segregation protein SMC, producing MVHINQVGLTHFKSFGGAMSIPLEEGFTVVTGPNGSGKSNILDGVLFCLGLATSRGMRADRLPDLVNSSMLKAGKAAETTVSVRFDLSDWTPDAAEEGLEAPAEGPWIQPGQTEWTVTRKLRVMPGGSYSSSYSAEGVPCNLQQLQTQLRRLRIDPEGSNVVMQGDVTRIVSMSNRDRRSLIDELAGVALFDTRIEQTRRKLDDVQERQERCRIIEQELLASRQRLEKDCAKARQYQELRERLQLGRRQEMVLAYEAAKLALKNLATRQQALEAQEQRDAAAIANGREQLNKAVAELNLLQEQVKALGEDQLLAVQAELAGLDTSNRELERQASLHQEEGQKLQAQRHDLATRRQQWQLQSRELERDPHQDALNVAEDHCKAAEAAVEISRRRLADVAGRSGAWVEEQKRRSVRRQELQNSVAPLLEEQQQLQERLRQERERLDELTQEQQQDGADGDAVQQQLATLEETWQNLLQAIADGKQELQQTAESLAIQQRTRSRLEQEQTRLEREIARLESRRDALQESRGTGALRLLLEAGLDGIHGPVAQLGEVEDRHRLALEVAAGARLGQVVVDDDRIAARAIELLKSRRAGRLTFLPLNKIRASGGSGSAAFARGARPGGDSGAGLIGRAVELVRFEPIYDQVFAYVFGDTLVFSDLASARQQLGRSRAVTLDGELLEKSGAMTGGSFSQRSSSLSFGRSSDQDEAEPLRRRLLELGESLVACRREESRLAQLIEQQKPQLRELEKQQAALIAERNAARRNHGPLLERSRQRAERLNKLQQDQTEQQQRLAAISAALTPLTAELQALDEAERNGGNNDDAAAWAQLQAEQEAADQRLETARSERDQLVNARRERQLAIERLGDQEKALAAEEARLQEAVKVLASAHGAWRQQQSDLQDKRKQLEQQQTDLQERFGSQRRARDAAEAEVGRQRQALQQAEWNLERLKEDREGLIEEQRSGAVRLQEMEQALPDPRPEIPEALRMAGLEAVQADLQAIQQRMEALEPVNMLALEELEALEKRLNELNERLEVLNSEREELLLRIETVATLRQDAFMEAFTAVDGHFREIFASLSDGDGHLQLENPEEPLEGGLTLVAHPKGKTVRRLASMSGGEKSLTALSFLFALQRFRPSPFYALDEVDSFLDGVNVERLAALIARQAEAAQFMVVSHRRPMIGAAQRTIGVTQARGAHTQVVGLPDAA from the coding sequence TTGGTTCATATCAATCAGGTTGGGCTGACGCACTTCAAGTCGTTCGGCGGAGCGATGAGCATCCCTCTTGAGGAGGGATTCACCGTCGTGACGGGACCCAATGGATCCGGCAAAAGCAACATTCTCGACGGCGTTCTGTTCTGCCTAGGCCTGGCCACCAGCCGTGGCATGCGGGCAGACCGCCTGCCAGACCTGGTCAACAGCAGCATGCTCAAAGCCGGCAAGGCCGCTGAAACAACGGTGAGTGTCCGCTTTGATCTGAGCGACTGGACGCCCGATGCGGCCGAGGAAGGCCTGGAGGCACCGGCGGAGGGACCTTGGATTCAACCGGGACAAACGGAATGGACGGTCACCCGCAAACTGCGGGTGATGCCGGGGGGCTCCTACAGCTCCAGTTACAGCGCCGAAGGAGTGCCCTGCAACCTGCAGCAGCTGCAGACCCAGCTGCGTCGCCTCCGGATTGATCCCGAGGGCAGCAACGTGGTGATGCAGGGGGACGTCACCCGCATCGTCTCGATGAGCAACCGCGACCGACGCAGCCTGATCGATGAACTGGCCGGTGTTGCCTTGTTCGACACCCGGATCGAACAGACCCGCCGCAAGCTCGATGACGTGCAGGAGCGCCAGGAGCGCTGCCGGATCATTGAGCAGGAGCTGCTGGCCAGCCGCCAACGACTGGAGAAGGACTGCGCCAAGGCCCGGCAGTACCAGGAGCTCAGAGAGCGGCTGCAACTGGGACGCCGCCAGGAAATGGTGCTGGCCTATGAGGCAGCCAAGCTGGCCCTCAAGAATCTGGCCACGCGCCAACAGGCGCTGGAAGCCCAGGAACAGAGAGACGCCGCGGCCATTGCCAACGGCCGGGAGCAGCTGAACAAAGCTGTGGCCGAACTGAACCTGCTGCAGGAGCAGGTGAAGGCCCTGGGGGAGGACCAGCTGCTGGCGGTTCAGGCGGAACTGGCTGGCCTCGACACCAGCAACCGCGAACTGGAACGCCAGGCCAGCCTCCATCAAGAAGAAGGCCAGAAACTGCAGGCGCAGCGCCACGACCTCGCCACCCGTCGCCAGCAGTGGCAGCTCCAATCACGGGAGCTGGAACGCGATCCCCATCAGGACGCCTTGAACGTCGCAGAAGACCACTGCAAAGCCGCTGAAGCGGCAGTAGAGATTTCCCGACGCAGGCTGGCGGATGTGGCGGGCCGCTCAGGCGCCTGGGTGGAGGAACAGAAGCGCCGCAGTGTTCGGCGTCAGGAGTTGCAAAACAGCGTCGCTCCTTTGTTGGAGGAACAGCAGCAGTTGCAGGAACGGCTGCGCCAGGAACGGGAACGGCTGGATGAGCTCACCCAGGAGCAGCAGCAGGACGGCGCCGACGGTGACGCCGTGCAGCAACAGCTCGCAACCCTGGAGGAGACCTGGCAAAACCTGCTGCAAGCCATTGCCGACGGGAAACAGGAGCTCCAGCAGACCGCCGAATCCCTCGCCATCCAACAGCGCACCCGCAGCCGACTGGAACAGGAGCAGACCCGCTTGGAACGGGAGATCGCTCGCCTGGAGAGCCGGCGGGATGCCCTTCAGGAAAGCCGCGGCACCGGAGCCCTGCGCCTGCTGCTGGAGGCCGGCCTCGATGGCATCCATGGTCCTGTGGCCCAGCTGGGGGAGGTGGAGGATCGCCATCGCCTCGCCTTGGAAGTGGCCGCCGGAGCCCGTCTCGGCCAGGTGGTGGTCGACGACGACCGCATCGCCGCCCGCGCCATCGAACTGCTCAAGAGCCGCCGTGCCGGCCGGCTCACCTTCCTGCCCCTGAACAAGATCCGAGCTTCTGGTGGAAGTGGATCAGCCGCTTTTGCCAGGGGGGCACGCCCCGGTGGGGACAGCGGCGCTGGACTGATAGGCCGGGCCGTGGAACTGGTGCGGTTCGAGCCGATCTACGACCAGGTGTTCGCTTACGTCTTCGGCGACACCTTGGTGTTCTCCGACCTGGCTAGCGCTCGCCAACAGCTGGGCCGCTCCAGGGCAGTGACCCTGGATGGCGAACTGCTGGAAAAGAGCGGCGCCATGACAGGCGGCAGCTTCTCCCAACGCAGCAGCAGCCTCAGCTTTGGCCGCAGCAGCGATCAGGACGAAGCCGAACCCCTGCGGCGGCGCCTGCTGGAACTGGGGGAATCCCTTGTGGCCTGCAGGCGGGAGGAGTCGAGGCTGGCGCAACTGATCGAGCAGCAGAAACCCCAGCTGCGCGAACTGGAAAAGCAACAAGCAGCCCTGATCGCCGAGCGCAATGCGGCCCGGCGCAACCACGGCCCCCTGCTCGAGCGCAGCCGCCAGCGGGCCGAACGGCTCAACAAACTGCAGCAGGATCAGACCGAGCAACAGCAGCGGCTCGCAGCCATCAGTGCTGCTCTCACCCCACTCACCGCAGAGCTGCAGGCCTTGGATGAGGCGGAGCGCAACGGCGGTAACAACGACGATGCCGCCGCCTGGGCCCAACTGCAAGCGGAACAGGAAGCCGCCGACCAACGGCTGGAAACAGCCCGCAGTGAACGTGACCAGCTGGTGAATGCCCGCCGCGAGCGGCAGCTGGCGATTGAACGCCTGGGGGATCAGGAGAAGGCCCTGGCCGCCGAAGAAGCCCGGTTGCAGGAGGCGGTGAAGGTCCTGGCCAGCGCCCATGGGGCCTGGCGCCAGCAGCAGAGCGACCTCCAGGACAAGCGCAAACAGCTCGAGCAGCAGCAGACCGACCTGCAGGAGCGTTTCGGCAGCCAACGCCGGGCCAGGGATGCCGCGGAAGCCGAGGTGGGCCGGCAGCGTCAGGCCCTACAGCAGGCCGAGTGGAATCTGGAGCGGCTCAAGGAAGACCGCGAAGGATTGATCGAAGAGCAGCGCAGCGGTGCGGTGCGCCTGCAAGAGATGGAGCAGGCCCTACCGGACCCGAGGCCAGAGATCCCGGAGGCCCTGCGCATGGCTGGCCTGGAGGCGGTGCAGGCCGATCTGCAGGCGATCCAGCAACGTATGGAAGCCTTGGAGCCCGTGAACATGCTGGCGCTGGAGGAACTGGAGGCCCTGGAAAAGCGGCTCAACGAACTGAACGAACGGCTCGAGGTGCTCAACAGCGAGCGGGAGGAACTGCTTCTACGGATCGAAACGGTGGCCACCCTGCGCCAGGACGCCTTCATGGAGGCCTTCACCGCGGTGGACGGACATTTCCGCGAGATCTTCGCTTCGCTCTCCGATGGTGATGGACACCTTCAGCTAGAAAACCCGGAGGAGCCCCTGGAAGGGGGCCTGACCCTGGTGGCACATCCCAAGGGCAAAACCGTGCGGCGCCTGGCCTCGATGTCAGGTGGGGAGAAATCACTCACCGCCCTGAGCTTCCTATTTGCCCTGCAGCGCTTCAGGCCGTCGCCGTTCTATGCCCTCGACGAGGTGGACAGCTTCCTCGACGGCGTCAATGTGGAGCGCTTGGCTGCTTTGATCGCCCGTCAAGCCGAGGCAGCCCAGTTCATGGTGGTCAGCCACCGCCGCCCAATGATCGGCGCGGCACAGCGCACCATCGGCGTGACCCAGGCCCGCGGCGCCCACACCCAGGTGGTGGGTTTACCGGATGCCGCCTGA